One Aerococcus urinaeequi DNA segment encodes these proteins:
- a CDS encoding ArgE/DapE family deacylase, which produces MFFLTKVAKVFTDEEKIKILSDIVAIETVDRNEEDVANYLATLLGEYGIDSKVIPTGIPGRANLVAEIGSGSPVLAISGHMDVVSAGNAEAWTSDPYTLTERDGKLFGRGSTDMKGGLAALVIAMIEIKEQGLLERGTLRLLATYNEENGAVGSIQLEEAGYVSDVDAIVIGEPTTGMIHPSHKGSMNFVVSSRGKSVHSSRPRGGINAIDPLMDFALAFKQAFKEATKDISFGQLDFSPVLNLYGAVEGDDAGNQELDQLLKQPTFNVTVFRGGDQVNTIPDHAEVVFNIRTVPEFDNEAVKGVFSEVYQEFLDKGADFDLQLTLDLKPLNGGVNSDLVQLTKSLGATYLNQDLEVVPMTGGTDGANFVANKPAGYPIIIFGPGSTTSHQIDEYVDKDEYLTFVNLYIDLLATYLENK; this is translated from the coding sequence GTGTTCTTTTTGACAAAAGTAGCAAAAGTATTTACTGATGAAGAAAAAATTAAAATTTTAAGTGATATTGTGGCAATCGAGACGGTTGACCGCAATGAGGAAGATGTGGCTAATTATCTTGCAACCCTACTAGGTGAGTATGGAATCGATTCTAAGGTGATTCCAACAGGGATTCCTGGTCGTGCCAACTTGGTAGCTGAAATCGGATCTGGTTCGCCAGTATTAGCAATCTCTGGTCATATGGATGTCGTATCTGCAGGGAATGCGGAGGCTTGGACGTCTGATCCTTACACATTGACTGAGCGTGACGGGAAACTATTCGGCCGTGGATCCACAGATATGAAAGGTGGATTGGCTGCCTTAGTGATCGCTATGATCGAAATTAAAGAACAAGGATTATTAGAACGCGGAACTTTACGCCTGTTAGCTACTTACAACGAGGAAAATGGGGCTGTCGGTTCAATCCAACTAGAAGAAGCAGGTTATGTATCTGACGTTGATGCTATAGTGATTGGTGAACCAACAACAGGGATGATTCACCCATCTCACAAGGGTTCAATGAACTTTGTGGTGTCATCACGCGGTAAATCTGTTCATTCATCTAGACCACGTGGCGGCATCAACGCCATTGACCCATTGATGGACTTTGCTTTAGCCTTCAAACAGGCATTCAAAGAAGCGACAAAAGATATCAGCTTTGGTCAATTAGACTTCTCACCAGTATTGAATTTATACGGGGCAGTTGAAGGTGACGACGCTGGTAACCAAGAATTAGACCAATTATTGAAACAGCCAACCTTTAACGTGACTGTATTCCGTGGTGGTGACCAAGTGAATACCATTCCTGACCACGCAGAAGTTGTCTTCAACATCCGTACGGTACCTGAATTCGACAACGAAGCAGTTAAAGGTGTATTTTCTGAAGTTTACCAAGAATTCTTGGATAAAGGGGCTGACTTCGACCTACAATTAACCCTAGACTTAAAACCACTAAATGGCGGGGTTAATTCAGACTTGGTCCAATTAACCAAATCATTAGGTGCTACTTACCTAAACCAAGACTTGGAAGTTGTGCCAATGACAGGTGGTACGGATGGGGCAAACTTTGTTGCTAACAAACCAGCAGGCTACCCAATCATCATCTTTGGCCCAGGATCAACAACATCACATCAAATTGATGAATACGTGGACAAGGACGAGTATCTAACATTCGTCAACTTATACATTGACTTGTTAGCCACTTATTTAGAAAACAAATAA
- a CDS encoding dehydrogenase: MVEHNLEETQEQAAMGKTLQAIKVGDTFRVTESIRERDVLLYMGVTSDSNPAYLHQTSHKAGLTPGEVVVPPIALMGIITRTVSMNFPGPGSRLVEMNINIIHSIPHNSIITFEFEVIRVEELKQFVTIHCIGKFTNTTGDDRVLDAMLTVLPPLEHLQNDAETIDAGVFQRISGGDSIEY; this comes from the coding sequence ATGGTAGAACATAATTTAGAAGAGACGCAAGAACAAGCTGCAATGGGTAAAACCCTTCAAGCTATCAAAGTTGGTGACACTTTCCGTGTAACTGAATCGATTAGAGAGCGAGATGTCTTGTTATACATGGGGGTTACCTCAGACTCGAACCCGGCATACCTACATCAAACGTCACATAAAGCAGGCCTGACTCCAGGTGAAGTTGTTGTACCACCAATCGCCTTGATGGGGATTATTACGCGTACAGTATCGATGAACTTCCCTGGCCCAGGTTCTCGTTTAGTTGAAATGAATATCAATATCATCCACTCTATTCCACATAACTCAATTATTACCTTTGAATTTGAGGTTATCCGTGTAGAAGAATTGAAGCAATTCGTGACGATTCACTGTATTGGAAAATTTACCAATACGACTGGTGACGACCGTGTCCTAGATGCCATGTTGACTGTTTTACCACCACTAGAGCACCTACAAAATGACGCTGAAACGATTGATGCAGGTGTATTCCAACGAATTTCAGGAGGCGACTCAATTGAGTACTAA
- the polA gene encoding DNA polymerase I — protein sequence MQVYSNEFQEATQLSTNKEKKKLVLFDGSSLAFRSFFAIHNIDSFVNKNGMHTNALFAFHEMMNNILEKEQPTHALVAWDAGKTTFRNEFFDEYKGGRQSTPSEFREQMPFFNVLLDAFGVAHYELTNYEADDIIGTFATKVDPEEFDVVVISGDKDLTQLARDNVRVDITKKGVSELASYTPASIMEDMGITPEQIIDMKGLMGDSSDNYPGVSGIGEKTALKLLHEYGSMEAMYEQIDDMKKSKRKENLINEKDNAILSKKLARIELDAPVKIELAELPYKGKQLEPLMSFYKDMNFNGFMSRLLENSDQADLLTEDWEEVTYTHVASAEDLTVDHFPGVAAADGYAIYLENLSKNYHDSEVVAVAWTNGSEIFTGDASLLQADLFKSWLSDEQVTKVVFDAKRTKVMLDYVGIDFAGVVDDVLIGSYLLHARDNSNDLAEVAREFDMDDLSYDESIYGKGAKRGVPEEAETMYEHIARKVHIIARLQETIRPQLEANQMDDLYQKMELPLALVLANLEILGISVDKQQLVTMQAEFQEIIDGLEANIWKEAGHEFNVNSPKQLGVILFEEMGLPVIKKTKTGYSTAQDVLEKLAGQAPIIDLILNYRQLNKLQSTYVEGLQEFIHEDGKIHSRFQQTLTSTGRLSSADPNLQNIPIRSEEGRSIRKAFVPSHEDWVIFSSDYSQIELRVLAHISGDKHMQEAFNNQEDIHTSTAMKVYNVAKEEVTSNMRRNAKAVNFGIVYGISDYGLSQNLNISRPEAKNFIDTYLENYPGVQAYMKDVVEKAKEDGYVETLFNRRRYLPDLKSKNFNVRSFAERNAMNTPIQGTAADIIKIAMVKMDEALKEHKLKANLLLQIHDELVFEVPKDEIETLEKLVTEIMGSAAQLDVPLEIESNYGATWYEAK from the coding sequence ATGCAGGTGTATTCCAACGAATTTCAGGAGGCGACTCAATTGAGTACTAATAAAGAAAAGAAGAAGCTTGTCTTATTTGACGGGTCATCTCTGGCTTTTCGTTCTTTCTTTGCCATCCATAATATCGATTCATTCGTAAACAAGAATGGTATGCATACCAATGCCTTGTTTGCTTTTCATGAAATGATGAATAATATCTTGGAAAAAGAACAGCCGACGCATGCCTTGGTGGCGTGGGACGCAGGTAAAACGACGTTTAGAAACGAATTCTTTGATGAATATAAAGGTGGGCGTCAATCAACACCATCTGAGTTTAGAGAGCAAATGCCATTTTTCAATGTGCTCCTAGATGCCTTTGGGGTTGCGCATTATGAGTTGACTAACTATGAAGCGGACGACATTATCGGGACTTTTGCGACTAAAGTAGACCCTGAAGAATTTGATGTTGTCGTGATTTCTGGGGACAAGGATTTAACGCAATTGGCACGTGACAATGTCCGAGTAGATATCACTAAAAAAGGGGTATCTGAATTAGCATCTTATACGCCAGCTTCGATTATGGAAGATATGGGGATTACGCCTGAACAAATCATTGATATGAAGGGGTTAATGGGGGATTCTTCAGATAACTACCCTGGTGTATCAGGGATTGGTGAAAAGACAGCCCTAAAATTATTACATGAATATGGGTCAATGGAAGCGATGTATGAGCAAATTGACGATATGAAGAAATCGAAGCGTAAAGAAAATCTGATCAACGAAAAGGACAATGCGATTCTGTCTAAAAAGTTGGCGCGGATTGAACTGGACGCACCTGTGAAAATTGAATTAGCTGAGTTACCTTATAAAGGCAAACAGCTTGAACCGCTGATGTCATTTTATAAGGATATGAACTTTAATGGCTTTATGTCTCGTTTATTGGAAAATTCAGACCAGGCGGACTTGTTGACAGAAGATTGGGAAGAGGTTACTTATACGCATGTGGCGTCTGCTGAGGATTTAACAGTGGACCATTTCCCAGGTGTGGCTGCAGCGGATGGGTATGCGATTTACCTTGAAAACTTGAGTAAAAACTACCATGATTCAGAGGTTGTGGCTGTTGCATGGACGAACGGTAGTGAAATCTTTACTGGAGATGCTAGCTTACTACAGGCTGATTTATTTAAATCATGGTTGTCGGATGAGCAAGTCACAAAAGTAGTCTTTGATGCCAAACGAACAAAGGTCATGCTGGACTATGTAGGCATCGACTTTGCAGGGGTTGTGGATGACGTCTTAATCGGGTCGTATTTATTACATGCCCGCGACAATTCTAACGACTTGGCTGAAGTGGCACGCGAATTTGATATGGATGACTTGTCTTATGATGAGTCTATTTATGGCAAAGGGGCTAAACGAGGCGTACCTGAAGAAGCTGAAACCATGTACGAACATATTGCCCGTAAAGTGCATATTATCGCACGTTTACAAGAAACCATTCGCCCGCAATTAGAAGCCAACCAAATGGATGACTTGTACCAAAAAATGGAGTTACCATTGGCTTTAGTATTAGCAAACCTTGAAATTTTAGGGATTTCAGTGGATAAACAACAATTAGTCACTATGCAGGCTGAATTCCAAGAGATTATTGACGGCCTTGAAGCCAATATCTGGAAAGAAGCAGGCCACGAATTCAATGTGAATTCACCTAAGCAATTAGGGGTTATCCTATTTGAAGAAATGGGCTTACCGGTGATTAAGAAAACGAAGACTGGTTATTCAACAGCCCAGGATGTTTTGGAAAAATTGGCTGGCCAAGCACCAATTATCGACTTGATTTTAAACTACCGTCAATTGAATAAATTGCAATCGACTTATGTTGAAGGGTTACAAGAGTTTATCCACGAGGATGGTAAAATTCACTCTCGTTTCCAACAAACCTTAACATCAACAGGTCGTTTATCATCGGCTGATCCAAACTTACAAAATATTCCAATTCGTTCTGAAGAAGGTCGGAGCATTCGTAAAGCCTTTGTGCCAAGTCACGAAGACTGGGTTATTTTTTCAAGTGACTACTCACAAATTGAATTACGGGTGTTGGCCCATATTTCTGGTGACAAGCACATGCAGGAAGCCTTCAACAACCAAGAAGATATCCATACTTCAACAGCTATGAAAGTCTACAATGTGGCTAAAGAAGAGGTGACGTCTAACATGAGACGAAATGCCAAGGCGGTAAACTTCGGGATTGTCTATGGAATTTCTGACTATGGTTTGAGCCAAAACTTGAATATCTCTCGCCCAGAAGCTAAGAACTTTATTGATACTTACTTGGAAAACTATCCAGGTGTTCAAGCTTACATGAAGGATGTTGTAGAGAAAGCCAAAGAAGATGGTTATGTAGAAACCTTATTCAACCGTCGTCGCTACCTACCTGATTTGAAGTCGAAGAACTTTAACGTACGTTCATTTGCTGAACGTAATGCCATGAATACGCCAATTCAAGGGACGGCGGCGGATATCATTAAAATAGCCATGGTGAAGATGGATGAAGCGTTAAAAGAACATAAGTTAAAAGCCAATCTATTATTACAAATCCATGATGAGTTGGTCTTTGAAGTGCCAAAAGATGAAATTGAGACATTAGAAAAATTAGTGACTGAAATCATGGGGTCAGCAGCCCAACTAGATGTGCCATTAGAAATTGAATCTAATTACGGTGCAACTTGGTACGAAGCAAAATAA
- the mutM gene encoding DNA-formamidopyrimidine glycosylase, with translation MPEMPEVETVRRGLEEIVIGKTVSSVTVTWPRIIQAEGGVEAFESRMPGQQLEKVGRVGKFLLFYWTDVTWIAHLRMEGKYLYDPTDCPVDQYTHVICHLTDGHDLRYRDVRKFGRIHMVEKADTEAEIAKLKLGPEPEDLTFDYLQKRFDKTIRPIKAVLLDQGVIAGIGNIYADEILFAAKIHPEQSARSLYDEEIQAIITESRRIMASAIEVGGTTIRTYTNTFGENGHYADYLKVYGKKSQPCPRCGTEIEKISVAKRGTHFCPHCQRIHLSVKNTTSSI, from the coding sequence ATGCCAGAAATGCCCGAAGTGGAAACGGTTCGACGCGGTCTAGAAGAAATTGTTATTGGTAAGACAGTATCGTCTGTGACAGTGACTTGGCCAAGAATTATTCAAGCAGAAGGTGGCGTGGAGGCCTTTGAGAGCCGGATGCCAGGCCAGCAATTAGAGAAAGTAGGTCGAGTAGGAAAATTTTTACTTTTCTATTGGACTGATGTAACATGGATTGCCCATTTACGGATGGAAGGCAAGTACCTATATGACCCAACGGATTGCCCGGTAGACCAATATACCCATGTTATTTGTCATCTGACTGACGGTCATGACCTTCGTTACAGAGATGTTCGGAAGTTTGGCCGGATTCATATGGTTGAAAAGGCGGATACTGAAGCAGAGATTGCCAAGTTGAAATTAGGTCCTGAGCCAGAAGATTTAACCTTTGATTATCTGCAAAAGCGTTTTGATAAGACAATAAGACCCATCAAGGCAGTTCTTTTAGACCAAGGGGTTATTGCAGGAATTGGCAATATTTATGCGGATGAAATCTTATTTGCAGCGAAAATCCACCCTGAACAAAGCGCTAGATCATTATACGACGAGGAAATTCAAGCCATTATCACTGAGAGTCGTAGGATTATGGCGTCAGCTATTGAAGTTGGTGGGACAACGATTCGAACCTATACCAATACCTTCGGTGAGAATGGTCATTATGCCGATTATTTAAAGGTCTACGGGAAGAAGAGCCAACCCTGTCCACGATGCGGCACTGAGATTGAGAAAATTAGCGTGGCTAAAAGAGGGACGCATTTCTGTCCACATTGCCAGCGCATTCACCTTTCAGTTAAAAACACTACATCATCTATTTAA
- the coaE gene encoding dephospho-CoA kinase (Dephospho-CoA kinase (CoaE) performs the final step in coenzyme A biosynthesis.), producing the protein MSHILGLTGSIATGKSTASKFFKKAGFPVIDADYGARVVVEPGQPGLEAVKAHFGEDIVFPNGVLDRKKLGQIIFSDDKKREKLNELLHQPIRDWLNSQKDKYEAEGHELIVMDIPLLFEGDFMDACDQVMVIYVSETIQLDRLMQRDNLTSVDAFQRMTSQMSIERKAMMADVVIDNSGSIAETEQQLDAWVGISGFQPLK; encoded by the coding sequence ATGAGTCATATTTTAGGACTAACCGGCAGTATTGCCACAGGTAAATCAACAGCAAGTAAATTTTTTAAGAAAGCCGGGTTTCCAGTCATCGATGCAGATTACGGAGCGCGGGTGGTTGTTGAACCAGGACAACCAGGCTTAGAAGCGGTTAAAGCGCATTTTGGAGAGGATATTGTCTTTCCAAATGGGGTTTTAGACCGTAAAAAACTAGGCCAAATTATCTTCTCAGATGATAAGAAACGAGAGAAGCTGAATGAATTGTTACACCAACCTATTCGCGACTGGTTAAACAGTCAAAAAGACAAGTATGAAGCAGAAGGACATGAACTGATTGTCATGGACATTCCTTTATTATTTGAAGGAGATTTCATGGATGCATGTGACCAGGTGATGGTTATTTATGTGTCAGAAACCATCCAATTAGACCGGTTAATGCAGCGGGATAACTTAACTTCAGTTGATGCTTTTCAACGAATGACTAGTCAAATGTCCATTGAACGAAAAGCCATGATGGCGGATGTGGTGATTGATAATTCGGGATCTATTGCAGAGACTGAACAACAATTGGATGCATGGGTCGGCATCTCTGGTTTTCAACCGCTAAAATAG